One genomic segment of Helicoverpa zea isolate HzStark_Cry1AcR chromosome 22, ilHelZeax1.1, whole genome shotgun sequence includes these proteins:
- the LOC124641169 gene encoding transmembrane protein 165 isoform X2, whose protein sequence is MMPEVSTEAPDVRTWLTNLILQRAAIQGSFLQGFLASLSVVIVSELGDKTFFIAAIMAMKHPRIIVFAGAISALVFMTILSAAFGWIATVIPRVYTHYASAVLFAIFGIKMLRDGWKMNPNEGQEELEEVQSELKRREDQEEKEETLDMLEQGQVENRRRKRNAVLKVLLQAATLTFLAEWGDRSQLATVVLATRENAFGVVVGGSLGHALCTGLAVIGGRMVAAKISVRTVTIIGGIVFLFFAVSALVIGPGD, encoded by the exons CGGGCTGCAATCCAGGGCAGTTTCCTACAAGGGTTCCTCGCGTCTCTCTCCGTGGTCATAGTTTCGGAGTTGGGTGATAAAACATTCTTCATAGCGGCAATCATGGCGATGAAACACCCTAGAATCATAGTCTTCGCTGGTGCCATATCAGCACTGGTCTTCATGACTATTCTATCAGCAGCATTCGGATGGATAGCAACCGTTATACCTCGAGTTTATACTCACTACGCCAGTGCGGTGCTTTTTGCTATATTTGGTATTAAAATGTTAAGGGACGGGTGGAAAATGAACCCTAATGAAGGACAAGAGGAATTAGAAGAAGTACAGAGTGAACTGAAAAGAAGAGAAGATCAG gaagaaaaagaagaaacgTTAGACATGTTAGAACAAGGACAAGTGGAAAACAGAAGACGGAAAAGAAACGCCGTCCTCAAAGTTCTTCTCCAAGCGGCGACGCTAACCTTCCTCGCCGAATGGGGGGATCGGTCGCAGTTAGCGACCGTGGTACTCGCGACCAGGGAAAACGCTTTCGGCGTGGTCGTCGGCGGGTCGCTAGGACATGCCCTTTGTACGGGGCTGGCTGTGATAGGCGGTAGGATGGTCGCTGCCAAGATTTCTGTTAGGACTG TTACCATAATCGGTGGAATTGTGTTCCTGTTTTTCGCAGTAAGCGCGCTCGTCATCGGGCCCGGTGATTAG